A single window of Streptomyces xanthii DNA harbors:
- a CDS encoding BlaI/MecI/CopY family transcriptional regulator: MGSQLPDSGPKRPNGAREAEILALLQEAGAALTPGEVTERLGGELTYSSVVTILTRMHSKELLSRTRRGRAYAYAPVTDDAGFAARRMHTVLAERRDRQTVLARFADDLSSSDAELLRRLLDQAP, from the coding sequence ATGGGCTCCCAGCTGCCGGACAGCGGCCCCAAGCGGCCCAACGGCGCGCGCGAGGCCGAGATCCTCGCCCTGCTGCAGGAGGCCGGTGCCGCCCTGACACCGGGCGAGGTCACCGAACGCCTCGGCGGCGAGCTGACGTACAGCAGCGTCGTGACGATCCTCACCCGCATGCACTCGAAGGAGCTGCTGAGCCGCACCCGGCGCGGGCGGGCGTACGCGTACGCGCCGGTGACGGACGACGCCGGGTTCGCCGCGCGCCGGATGCACACGGTGCTGGCCGAGCGGCGGGACCGACAGACCGTCCTCGCCCGTTTCGCGGACGACCTGTCCAGCTCCGACGCCGAGCTGCTGCGCCGGCTGCTCGACCAGGCCCCCTGA
- a CDS encoding undecaprenyl-diphosphate phosphatase: MSAISLGQSVILGVVEGVTEFLPVSSTGHLKIAEGLMDIPVNDPAVVGFTAVIQVGAIAAVLVYFFKDIVRIVTAWGRGLRDKEERYHHDYKFAWWVICATIPIVVVGLAAKPLIEGPLASLWVVAGSLVAGSGVMWVADRMGRHKRGEDDTSFKDAMLVGCSQILALLFPGFSRSGATMSTALLLDLDRVAATRLSFFLGIPALTGAGLYELKDAVGSGAGAAPIVAGTAVSFVVAYVSISWLLKFVARHSFNAFVVYRVVIGLALFGLLGAGVLSA, from the coding sequence ATGAGTGCCATCAGCCTCGGGCAGTCGGTGATCCTCGGCGTCGTCGAGGGCGTCACCGAGTTCCTGCCCGTATCCTCCACCGGCCATCTCAAGATCGCCGAGGGACTCATGGACATCCCGGTGAACGACCCCGCCGTGGTCGGCTTCACCGCGGTCATCCAGGTCGGCGCGATCGCCGCCGTGCTCGTCTACTTCTTCAAGGACATCGTGCGGATCGTCACCGCGTGGGGCCGCGGTCTGCGCGACAAGGAGGAGCGCTACCACCACGACTACAAGTTCGCCTGGTGGGTGATCTGCGCGACGATCCCGATCGTGGTCGTCGGCCTCGCCGCGAAGCCGCTCATCGAGGGCCCGCTCGCCTCCCTGTGGGTGGTCGCGGGGTCCCTCGTCGCGGGATCGGGCGTCATGTGGGTGGCCGACCGGATGGGCCGGCACAAGCGCGGCGAGGACGACACCTCGTTCAAGGACGCCATGCTCGTGGGCTGCTCGCAGATCCTCGCTCTGCTCTTCCCCGGCTTCTCGCGCTCCGGGGCGACCATGTCCACCGCGCTCCTGCTCGACCTCGACCGGGTCGCCGCGACCCGCCTGTCCTTCTTCCTCGGCATCCCCGCCCTGACCGGCGCCGGCCTGTACGAGCTGAAGGACGCCGTGGGCAGCGGCGCGGGCGCGGCCCCCATCGTGGCCGGCACGGCCGTCTCCTTCGTCGTCGCGTACGTCTCGATCTCCTGGCTGCTGAAGTTCGTGGCCCGCCACTCCTTCAACGCCTTCGTCGTCTACCGTGTGGTCATCGGCCTGGCCCTGTTCGGCCTGCTCGGCGCGGGTGTGCTCAGCGCCTGA